One Polaribacter sp. KT25b DNA segment encodes these proteins:
- a CDS encoding zinc-dependent metalloprotease, translating to MKKIVFLSLLIAFTIPSQINAQRKKSKKDIKTETTVTSKKSKTPKYTDFVTSKTKTDDGVFKVHETNDKFMYEIPKSYFGKEMLLVTRIKELPAGLGGGYVNAGSKINTQVIVWQQFKNKILLKVKSYNAIANDSLPIYKSVTANNLEPVIYAFDIKIQNTDSTAVLIDVSNFFSSDVKAITGLPDSFRKRYKVKRLDASRSFINSIKSYPKNIEVIQDFTFDADEPPSNSSTKTISLRINQSMILLPEDKMMPRVYDKRVGYFSLGNVDYSSEALKADDKRYIKRWRLEPKDLAAYNRGELVEPIKPIVYYLDPATPDKLKKYIKQGVDDWQKVFETAGFKNAIMAKYAPTKEEDPEFSMEDIRYSAIRYVASTTRNATGPSVADPRTGEIIESDIIWYHNHLRSYRNRYLLETGAANPSARTLDTPAEEIGEMMRMVISHEVGHALGLPHNMAASFAYPVDSLRSGSFTQKMGVAATIMDYARYNYVAQPGDKNIRFIRQLGPYDHYSINWGYRKIPNIKNPEQEIITLDSWIEEKIDNPIYRFGGARFDPSSQTEGIGNDQVKASTYGIKNLKIVAENLPNWTSDKTNNYEDLSELYGELLSVWSRYAGHVSGNIGGVYEFNKKPNQTGNIYVPVTKEKQKESIAWLHKNVFKTQDWLLDKKILSNYKEDGYTDLISNLQKRQLNSILRISTLKRMIDTEIIEDNYYAASDMIRDLRTGIFIEANYTRNVDLFRRNLQKYFIDKLGSLLTSEEAKNTDITSIIRGELEMMNFQLTIAKNRSINRMTKYHYRDCLTIIKQLLNPKN from the coding sequence ATGAAAAAAATAGTATTCCTCTCATTACTTATTGCATTTACTATTCCGTCACAAATAAATGCACAAAGAAAAAAATCAAAAAAAGATATAAAAACTGAAACTACAGTCACATCAAAAAAAAGTAAAACTCCTAAATATACTGATTTTGTAACATCAAAAACTAAAACTGATGATGGTGTTTTTAAAGTACATGAAACAAACGATAAATTTATGTACGAAATTCCGAAATCATATTTTGGAAAAGAAATGTTGTTAGTTACTAGAATTAAAGAATTACCCGCTGGTTTAGGTGGTGGTTATGTAAATGCAGGCTCAAAAATAAACACACAAGTTATTGTTTGGCAACAATTTAAAAATAAGATTTTGTTAAAAGTAAAATCATACAATGCAATTGCTAACGATTCTTTACCAATATACAAATCTGTAACAGCAAACAACTTAGAACCTGTTATTTACGCTTTTGATATTAAAATTCAAAACACAGATTCCACAGCAGTGTTAATTGATGTTTCCAATTTCTTTTCTTCTGATGTAAAAGCTATAACCGGCTTACCAGATTCTTTTAGAAAAAGATACAAAGTAAAAAGACTAGATGCTTCTAGAAGTTTTATCAACAGTATAAAAAGTTATCCAAAAAATATAGAAGTTATCCAAGATTTTACTTTTGATGCAGATGAACCACCAAGTAATTCATCTACAAAAACAATAAGTTTACGCATAAATCAATCTATGATTTTATTACCAGAAGATAAAATGATGCCAAGAGTTTACGACAAAAGAGTTGGTTATTTTTCTTTAGGAAATGTAGATTATAGTTCTGAAGCTTTAAAAGCAGATGACAAAAGATATATAAAACGTTGGCGTTTAGAACCAAAAGATTTAGCGGCATATAATCGCGGAGAATTGGTAGAACCAATAAAACCAATTGTGTATTATTTAGATCCTGCAACGCCAGATAAACTAAAAAAATACATTAAACAAGGTGTTGATGATTGGCAAAAAGTTTTTGAAACTGCTGGTTTTAAAAATGCAATTATGGCAAAATATGCGCCAACAAAAGAAGAAGACCCAGAGTTTAGTATGGAAGATATTCGGTATTCTGCAATAAGATATGTTGCAAGCACAACAAGAAACGCAACTGGCCCAAGTGTTGCTGACCCTAGAACTGGAGAAATTATTGAGAGCGATATTATTTGGTATCACAATCATTTACGTTCTTATAGAAATAGATATTTATTAGAAACCGGCGCTGCAAACCCATCTGCTAGAACTTTAGATACGCCTGCGGAAGAAATTGGAGAAATGATGCGGATGGTAATATCTCATGAAGTTGGTCATGCACTAGGTTTACCACATAATATGGCTGCAAGTTTTGCATATCCAGTAGACTCTTTACGTTCTGGAAGTTTTACTCAAAAAATGGGAGTTGCTGCTACAATTATGGATTATGCTCGTTACAATTATGTTGCGCAACCAGGTGATAAAAACATCCGATTTATTCGTCAATTAGGACCTTATGATCACTATTCTATCAATTGGGGATATCGTAAAATACCGAATATAAAAAACCCAGAACAAGAAATTATAACGTTAGATTCTTGGATTGAAGAAAAAATTGATAATCCTATTTATAGATTTGGCGGCGCACGTTTTGACCCTTCTTCTCAAACTGAAGGAATAGGAAATGACCAAGTAAAAGCATCTACCTACGGAATAAAAAATCTGAAAATTGTTGCCGAAAATTTACCAAATTGGACATCAGATAAAACCAATAATTATGAAGATTTGTCTGAATTGTATGGTGAACTTTTAAGTGTTTGGAGTAGATATGCTGGTCATGTTTCTGGTAATATTGGTGGAGTGTATGAATTCAACAAAAAACCAAATCAAACAGGCAACATTTACGTTCCTGTTACCAAAGAAAAACAAAAAGAGTCTATAGCCTGGCTTCATAAAAATGTATTTAAAACACAAGATTGGTTGTTAGACAAAAAGATTTTAAGCAACTATAAAGAAGATGGATACACAGATTTAATATCCAATTTACAAAAACGACAATTAAATTCAATTTTAAGAATTTCAACATTAAAAAGAATGATTGATACCGAAATTATTGAAGATAATTATTATGCCGCTTCGGATATGATTAGAGATTTAAGAACCGGCATTTTTATTGAAGCAAATTACACAAGAAATGTAGATCTTTTTAGACGAAATTTACAAAAGTATTTTATTGATAAATTAGGCTCTTTATTAACATCAGAAGAAGCAAAAAACACTGATATAACTTCAATAATTAGAGGTGAATTAGAAATGATGAATTTTCAATTAACTATTGCTAAAAATAGAAGTATAAATAGAATGACAAAATATCATTATAGAGATTGTTTAACTATAATTAAACAACTATTAAACCCTAAAAATTAA
- a CDS encoding DUF2851 family protein codes for MTEEFLYYVWQYNLFSKTALFTSDNQEIIILKSGIQNKNSGPDFLNAQLKIDNQLWVGNVEVHVKSSDWYLHNHEEDTNFDAVILHVVWENDAVVFMKNNKPLPTFEIKSFVDEKLLSNYNGLIYSKQNWIPCENQIKNVDDFLVNNWLERLYFERLEQKSVFIKEVLKQANNDFEAVLFQLLAKNFGLKVNGDSFLQLAKSIDFSVVRKERFDEQKLTALFFGQAGFFEADVQNDYFSLLKTEYEYLKHKYNLHSISNKNFQFFRMRPQNFPTIRIAQLASLFFIHQNLFSKLMSIHKKEDFYTLFSFDIQEFWKTHYTFESESKKSAKKLSKSFIDLLLINTIVPLKFVYLQSRGAVDEEEILQLVRQISSEKNSIIDQFSKLEIKSKNALESQALLELKNHYCTMKRCLQCAIGNDLLKRK; via the coding sequence ATGACAGAAGAATTTTTGTACTATGTATGGCAGTATAATTTATTTTCTAAAACAGCATTATTTACTTCGGATAATCAGGAAATAATTATTTTGAAATCTGGAATTCAGAATAAAAATTCGGGTCCTGATTTTTTAAACGCTCAATTAAAAATTGACAATCAACTTTGGGTAGGAAATGTAGAAGTGCATGTGAAATCTTCTGATTGGTATTTGCATAATCATGAAGAAGATACAAATTTTGATGCTGTGATTTTGCACGTTGTATGGGAAAATGATGCGGTAGTTTTTATGAAAAACAACAAGCCATTACCAACTTTTGAAATTAAAAGTTTTGTTGATGAAAAATTATTATCAAATTATAATGGGTTGATATATAGTAAACAAAACTGGATTCCTTGTGAAAATCAAATTAAAAATGTGGATGATTTTCTCGTTAATAATTGGTTAGAAAGGTTATATTTTGAACGATTAGAACAAAAATCAGTTTTTATAAAAGAAGTATTAAAGCAAGCAAATAATGATTTTGAAGCCGTTTTATTTCAGCTATTAGCGAAGAATTTCGGATTAAAAGTAAATGGAGATTCTTTTTTGCAATTAGCAAAATCAATTGATTTTTCTGTGGTTAGAAAAGAACGTTTTGATGAACAAAAATTAACTGCTTTATTTTTTGGGCAAGCAGGTTTTTTTGAGGCTGATGTTCAAAATGATTATTTTTCTTTGCTAAAAACAGAATATGAATATTTGAAACACAAGTATAACTTACATTCGATTTCAAATAAGAATTTTCAATTTTTTAGAATGCGACCTCAAAATTTTCCAACGATACGAATTGCACAATTAGCTTCTTTATTTTTTATACATCAAAATTTATTTTCAAAATTGATGAGTATCCATAAAAAAGAAGATTTTTACACCTTGTTTTCTTTTGATATTCAAGAATTTTGGAAAACCCATTATACTTTTGAAAGTGAGTCTAAAAAATCAGCAAAGAAATTATCAAAATCATTTATAGATTTATTACTGATTAATACAATTGTTCCTTTAAAATTTGTGTATTTACAAAGTAGGGGAGCGGTTGATGAAGAAGAAATTTTGCAATTAGTTAGACAAATTTCATCAGAAAAAAATAGCATTATTGATCAATTTTCAAAACTGGAAATTAAATCTAAAAATGCTTTAGAAAGTCAGGCTTTATTAGAACTTAAAAACCACTATTGCACAATGAAACGATGTTTACAATGTGCAATAGGTAATGATTTATTAAAAAGAAAATAA
- a CDS encoding NAD(P)H-dependent oxidoreductase, with the protein MNTIESLQWRYAVKKFDEHKILSEKQITTLKEAFNLTATSYGLQPLKLVVIQNKNIQKELIEHSWNQPQVHEASHLLVICIPKNYTSEDVRNYFTLVKEIRNTPDAILNPFKKFLTDEIEKKTQEELLIWNKNQAYLALGNLLTVCATEKIDSCPMEGFIPEKYDEILKLDTQNLTSILVLPVGFRADDDYMKDLKKVRKNIDDIIIEIN; encoded by the coding sequence ATGAATACTATAGAAAGTTTACAATGGCGTTACGCTGTTAAAAAATTTGATGAACATAAAATACTTTCAGAAAAACAAATTACCACATTAAAAGAAGCGTTTAATTTAACAGCAACTTCTTATGGTTTGCAACCTTTAAAGTTAGTGGTTATTCAGAATAAAAATATTCAGAAAGAATTAATAGAACACAGTTGGAATCAGCCTCAAGTGCATGAAGCATCTCACCTTTTAGTAATTTGTATTCCTAAAAACTACACATCAGAAGACGTAAGAAATTATTTTACTTTAGTTAAAGAAATTAGAAATACACCAGATGCAATTTTAAACCCTTTCAAAAAGTTTTTAACGGATGAAATTGAAAAAAAAACACAAGAAGAATTATTAATTTGGAACAAAAATCAAGCTTACTTAGCTTTAGGGAATTTGTTAACAGTTTGTGCTACTGAAAAAATAGATTCTTGCCCAATGGAAGGTTTTATTCCAGAAAAATATGATGAAATTTTAAAATTAGATACACAAAATTTAACTTCTATTTTAGTTTTACCTGTTGGTTTTAGAGCTGATGATGACTACATGAAAGATTTAAAAAAAGTACGTAAAAATATTGATGATATAATCATAGAAATTAACTAA
- a CDS encoding aminoacyl-histidine dipeptidase produces the protein MNQDIRNLQPKSVWNHFADLNAVPRPSKKEERVIQFMVDFGKKLNLETFVDKVGNVIIKKPATSGMENRKTVVMQGHLDMVHQKNADTIFDFDKEGIKMFVDGDWVKAKGTTLGADNGLGVAAIMAILSSTEIDHPTIEALFTIDEETGMTGAMGLEGGVLEGEILLNLDTEEDDEIGMGCAGGVDITATRTYLEEETPENTTAFSITVKGLNGGHSGMDIIKGLGNANKIMNRILFDGFANFGLRISEINGGSLRNAIPRESVATVVVDNISKEPFLFETNELINTIKAEFSTLEKNLSVEIKEIESPKKVMELGVQEGFTKSIYAALNGVYRMSPDVVGLVETSNNIARIILKDGRIKVGCLTRSSSESNKWDLANSLRSAFELAGLEVDFSGTYPGWLPNVKSEILTIVTNIYTDLFKEKPIVAACHAGLECGILGQNYPEMDMVSFGPTIRGAHSPDERAQISSTQKFWKLLIEILKNTPLKSN, from the coding sequence ATGAATCAAGATATAAGAAACTTACAACCAAAGTCAGTTTGGAATCATTTTGCAGATTTAAATGCTGTTCCTCGTCCTTCAAAAAAGGAAGAAAGAGTTATCCAATTTATGGTTGATTTTGGTAAAAAACTAAATCTTGAAACTTTTGTTGATAAAGTTGGTAACGTAATCATAAAAAAACCAGCAACTTCTGGAATGGAAAACAGAAAAACAGTTGTAATGCAAGGTCATTTAGATATGGTTCATCAGAAAAATGCTGATACTATTTTTGATTTTGATAAAGAAGGAATTAAAATGTTTGTTGATGGAGATTGGGTAAAAGCAAAAGGAACAACTTTAGGCGCAGATAATGGTTTAGGAGTCGCTGCAATTATGGCTATTTTATCATCAACAGAAATTGATCATCCAACAATTGAAGCTTTATTTACTATTGATGAAGAAACAGGAATGACTGGAGCAATGGGTTTAGAAGGTGGTGTTTTAGAAGGAGAAATCTTACTAAATTTAGATACAGAAGAAGATGATGAAATTGGAATGGGTTGTGCAGGTGGCGTTGATATTACTGCAACTAGAACTTATTTAGAAGAGGAAACTCCAGAAAATACTACAGCATTTTCAATAACTGTAAAAGGTTTAAATGGTGGTCATTCTGGGATGGATATTATTAAAGGTTTAGGAAATGCGAACAAAATTATGAATCGTATTTTGTTTGATGGTTTTGCTAATTTTGGTTTACGAATTTCTGAAATAAATGGAGGAAGTTTACGAAATGCAATTCCTAGAGAAAGTGTTGCTACTGTTGTAGTTGACAACATTTCTAAAGAGCCTTTTTTGTTTGAAACAAACGAACTTATTAACACTATAAAAGCAGAGTTTTCAACATTAGAAAAAAACTTATCCGTAGAAATTAAAGAAATTGAATCACCTAAAAAAGTAATGGAATTAGGAGTTCAAGAAGGATTTACAAAATCAATTTATGCTGCTTTAAATGGCGTTTATAGAATGAGTCCGGATGTTGTTGGTTTAGTTGAAACTTCAAATAATATTGCGAGAATAATTCTAAAAGACGGAAGAATAAAAGTTGGCTGTTTAACACGTTCTTCATCAGAAAGTAACAAATGGGATTTAGCAAACTCTCTTCGTTCTGCTTTTGAATTAGCTGGTTTAGAAGTTGATTTTTCTGGAACGTATCCTGGTTGGCTACCAAATGTAAAATCAGAAATTTTAACAATTGTAACCAATATTTATACAGATTTATTTAAAGAAAAACCAATTGTTGCAGCTTGTCATGCAGGATTAGAATGCGGAATTTTAGGTCAGAATTATCCAGAAATGGATATGGTTTCTTTTGGACCAACTATTAGGGGAGCTCATTCTCCTGATGAACGTGCTCAAATTTCATCAACCCAAAAATTCTGGAAACTATTAATTGAAATCCTTAAAAACACACCTTTAAAAAGTAATTAA
- a CDS encoding ParA family protein, producing the protein MGKIIAIANQKGGVGKTTTSINLAASLGVLEKKVLLIDADPQANASSGLGIDVEGLEIGTYQVLEHTVSAKDVIVKTTSPNVDLIPAHIDLVAIEIELVDKQDREFMLRRALAEIKDDYDYILIDCAPSLGLITLNSLVAADSVIIPIQCEYFALEGLGKLLNTIKSIQRIHNTDLDIEGLLLTMFDSRLRLSNQVVDEVRKHFSSMVFDTIIRRNTRLGEAPSYGESIIAYDATSKGAVNYLNLAQEIIKKHK; encoded by the coding sequence ATGGGGAAAATAATTGCAATTGCGAATCAAAAAGGTGGTGTAGGTAAAACTACAACAAGCATAAATTTAGCAGCTTCTTTAGGTGTTTTAGAAAAAAAAGTATTATTAATAGATGCTGATCCTCAAGCGAATGCATCTTCTGGCTTAGGCATAGATGTAGAAGGTTTAGAAATAGGAACTTATCAAGTTTTAGAACATACGGTTTCTGCAAAAGATGTAATTGTAAAAACAACGTCTCCTAATGTAGACCTAATTCCTGCTCATATAGATTTAGTTGCTATTGAAATTGAATTAGTAGATAAGCAAGATAGAGAATTTATGCTTAGAAGGGCATTGGCAGAAATTAAAGATGATTATGATTATATTTTAATTGATTGTGCACCATCTTTAGGTTTAATAACATTAAACTCTTTAGTTGCCGCAGATTCTGTAATTATACCTATTCAATGTGAATATTTTGCATTAGAAGGTTTAGGAAAACTATTAAATACAATAAAAAGTATTCAAAGAATTCATAATACAGATTTAGATATTGAAGGTTTATTATTAACAATGTTTGATTCTCGTTTACGCTTATCAAATCAAGTTGTAGATGAAGTTAGAAAACATTTTTCTAGCATGGTTTTTGATACAATTATTAGAAGAAATACACGTTTAGGTGAGGCACCAAGTTATGGCGAAAGCATTATTGCTTATGACGCTACTAGTAAAGGAGCTGTAAATTACTTAAATTTAGCCCAAGAAATTATAAAAAAGCATAAGTAA
- a CDS encoding ParB/RepB/Spo0J family partition protein, with protein MAKATKKQALGRGLSALLQESSNINSASDKNADKVVGNIIEIELSSIEVNPFQPRTYFDEESLQELAGSIRELGVIQPITVRKLEGNKFQLVSGERRFRASKLLGNATVPAYIRLANDQEMLEMALVENIQRKNLDPIEVALSYQRLIDEIQLTQEDLSIRVGKKRSTVTNYLRLLKLDPILQTGMRDGFISMGHGRAMINVDNTEDQLAIYEKILREKLSVRQTEDLVKNLKSGAIAKPKKKIIPPYIKESIKDIGDYFGNKIDISVGNNGKGKISIPFNSEEDFNRIKNLLK; from the coding sequence ATGGCAAAAGCAACCAAGAAACAAGCTTTAGGAAGAGGATTATCTGCTTTATTACAAGAATCATCAAATATCAATTCTGCATCAGATAAAAATGCTGATAAAGTTGTGGGGAATATTATTGAAATTGAATTAAGTTCAATTGAAGTAAACCCTTTTCAACCAAGAACTTATTTTGATGAAGAATCATTACAAGAACTCGCAGGATCAATTAGAGAGTTAGGGGTAATACAACCAATTACAGTAAGAAAATTAGAAGGAAATAAATTTCAATTAGTTTCTGGTGAGCGTCGTTTTAGAGCATCAAAATTATTAGGAAACGCTACAGTACCTGCTTATATACGTTTGGCAAATGACCAAGAAATGCTAGAAATGGCTTTGGTTGAAAACATACAACGTAAAAACTTAGATCCAATAGAAGTTGCACTTTCTTACCAACGTTTAATTGATGAGATTCAATTAACACAAGAAGATTTAAGTATAAGAGTTGGTAAAAAAAGATCTACAGTAACAAACTATTTACGTTTGTTAAAATTAGACCCAATTTTACAAACTGGTATGAGAGATGGCTTTATTTCTATGGGTCATGGGCGTGCAATGATAAATGTTGATAACACAGAAGATCAACTTGCAATTTATGAGAAAATTTTACGAGAAAAATTATCTGTAAGACAAACAGAAGATTTAGTAAAAAACTTAAAATCTGGTGCAATTGCAAAACCAAAAAAGAAAATTATCCCTCCATATATTAAAGAAAGTATAAAAGATATTGGCGATTACTTTGGCAATAAAATAGATATTTCTGTTGGTAACAATGGCAAAGGTAAGATTTCAATCCCTTTTAATTCTGAAGAAGATTTTAACCGCATTAAAAACTTATTAAAATAA
- a CDS encoding DUF5683 domain-containing protein, with protein MFFKKTILFFTLALFTATLFAQKDSTEVKIKDVKIEGNINTTKEGIYDPLAPSKAAFYSAIFPGMGQLYNKKYWKVPIVWAALAIPTYYYQINNRDYKRYRTAYKLRKNGLQDEFTDDDGVSSVSLTTLETAQEQLSENRDMSLLSGVIIYILQIVEASVNAHLLQFNTDDNLSFKPAMIMDPIRIQTPSVGLTIKYSF; from the coding sequence GTGTTTTTTAAAAAAACCATATTATTTTTTACGCTCGCTTTATTTACTGCGACTCTTTTTGCACAAAAAGATTCTACAGAAGTAAAAATTAAAGACGTTAAAATTGAAGGAAATATAAATACTACTAAAGAAGGGATTTATGATCCTTTAGCGCCATCTAAAGCTGCTTTTTATTCTGCAATTTTTCCAGGAATGGGACAATTGTACAATAAAAAATATTGGAAAGTTCCCATTGTTTGGGCAGCATTAGCAATACCAACTTATTACTATCAAATAAATAATCGCGATTACAAACGATATAGAACTGCTTACAAATTAAGAAAAAATGGTTTGCAAGATGAGTTTACTGATGATGATGGAGTTTCTTCTGTTTCTTTAACAACGTTAGAAACTGCACAAGAACAGCTAAGTGAAAATAGAGATATGTCTTTATTATCTGGCGTTATTATTTATATATTACAAATTGTTGAAGCGAGTGTTAATGCACATTTACTTCAATTTAATACAGATGATAATTTATCATTTAAACCAGCAATGATAATGGATCCAATTAGAATACAAACACCTTCTGTTGGATTAACAATAAAATATAGTTTTTAA
- the dapB gene encoding 4-hydroxy-tetrahydrodipicolinate reductase produces the protein MKIALLGYGRMGKEIEKIAISRGHEIVIRKDVDDIIDITLADVAIDFSVPTSAFNNITNCLNNNVPVISGTTGWLDKYKEAVALCTEKKGAFIYASNYSLGVNIFFELNKQLAKMMKTVEGYNISMEEIHHTKKLDAPSGTAITLAEGIIENSSKINWELGEKASEENIPIVAKRIPDVPGTHTVWYESEVDTIEIKHTAHSRKGFALGAVIAAEWIANKTGVFSMKDVLNIR, from the coding sequence ATGAAAATTGCACTTTTAGGTTACGGAAGAATGGGAAAAGAGATTGAAAAAATTGCAATCTCTAGAGGTCATGAAATAGTAATTAGAAAAGATGTTGATGATATAATTGACATTACTTTAGCTGATGTAGCTATCGATTTTAGCGTACCAACTTCTGCTTTTAACAATATTACAAATTGTTTAAACAACAATGTTCCTGTAATTTCTGGAACTACAGGTTGGCTAGATAAATATAAAGAAGCAGTTGCTTTATGTACAGAAAAAAAAGGAGCTTTTATTTATGCATCAAATTATAGTTTGGGTGTAAATATCTTTTTTGAGTTAAATAAACAATTAGCAAAAATGATGAAAACCGTAGAAGGTTATAACATTTCTATGGAAGAAATTCATCATACAAAAAAATTAGATGCGCCAAGTGGAACTGCAATTACTTTAGCAGAAGGAATTATAGAAAATTCTTCTAAAATCAATTGGGAATTAGGCGAAAAAGCATCCGAAGAAAATATACCAATTGTGGCAAAAAGAATTCCAGATGTTCCAGGAACACATACTGTTTGGTATGAATCTGAAGTTGATACTATAGAAATTAAACACACAGCACACAGCAGAAAAGGATTTGCTTTAGGCGCTGTTATTGCTGCAGAATGGATTGCAAATAAAACAGGAGTTTTTTCTATGAAAGATGTGTTAAACATCCGTTAA
- the lepB gene encoding signal peptidase I, protein MTYTQWFIFFLAVQVLHFLGTWKLYVKAGRKAWEAAIPIYNGIVLMQIINRPKWWIILLFIPIVNLLMFPVIWIETIRTFGFYKKLDSFLVIVTLGFYIFYINYATDTAYNKGRSSKPRSELGEWVSSITFAIIAATLVHTYFMQPFTIPTSSLEKSLLVGDYLFVSKFHYGARVPSTVIAAPMVHDSLPFTGTASYLKKPQLPYTRLPGLQKIKNNDIVCFNWPADSLATMWGDHSGKFTYKPVDKKTNYVKRAVGIAGDSLELKDGYVYINGKKNELPYRAKIQFYYTFECKEPISQSTYPKFLLDKERTGVYKILSEYWNNDRVQDSIKVNGNLSKIGEDSLYTEVVGGINQNFARKLKMINVENKININLTEEEVSRLEKYPLTVSVKKVNHAPDIAVFPHVEKLKWSQDNFGPIYIPKKGATVKLDSESIPFYEQIIKNYENNDLVINGNNIFINGQKADSYTFKQDYYWLMGDNRHNSLDARYWGFVPFDHVLGKPVMIWFSWDANAPSFTAKIKSIRWDRMFTTVHGDGEPVSYRYFVLALIGLYIGYSFYKGKKKSKK, encoded by the coding sequence ATGACATATACTCAATGGTTTATCTTTTTTTTAGCAGTTCAAGTGCTACATTTTTTAGGAACTTGGAAACTGTATGTAAAAGCAGGTAGAAAAGCATGGGAAGCTGCAATACCAATCTATAATGGTATTGTTTTAATGCAAATAATTAATCGTCCAAAATGGTGGATTATTCTTTTATTTATACCAATTGTAAACTTATTAATGTTTCCTGTTATTTGGATTGAAACCATTAGAACTTTTGGCTTTTACAAAAAATTAGATTCCTTTTTAGTAATCGTAACTTTAGGTTTTTATATTTTTTACATCAATTATGCAACGGACACAGCATATAATAAAGGTAGAAGTTCTAAACCACGTTCTGAACTTGGTGAATGGGTAAGTTCTATTACATTTGCAATTATTGCTGCAACTTTGGTGCACACCTATTTTATGCAACCATTTACAATACCAACATCTTCTTTAGAAAAATCTTTATTAGTTGGTGATTATTTATTTGTGAGCAAATTTCATTACGGAGCAAGAGTTCCATCAACAGTAATTGCTGCACCAATGGTTCATGATTCTTTACCTTTTACAGGTACAGCTTCTTATCTTAAAAAACCACAATTACCTTATACACGTTTACCTGGATTACAAAAAATTAAAAATAACGATATTGTTTGTTTTAACTGGCCTGCGGATTCTTTGGCTACAATGTGGGGTGATCATTCTGGAAAATTCACATACAAACCTGTTGATAAAAAAACAAATTATGTAAAACGTGCTGTTGGTATTGCTGGCGATTCTCTAGAATTAAAAGATGGTTATGTATATATTAATGGCAAAAAGAACGAATTACCTTATAGAGCTAAAATACAATTTTATTACACGTTTGAATGTAAAGAACCTATTAGTCAAAGTACGTATCCAAAATTTTTATTAGATAAAGAAAGAACAGGTGTTTATAAAATTTTATCAGAATATTGGAACAATGATAGAGTTCAAGATTCTATAAAAGTGAATGGAAATCTTTCTAAAATTGGAGAAGACTCATTATATACAGAGGTTGTTGGAGGCATAAACCAAAACTTTGCTAGAAAACTAAAAATGATTAATGTTGAGAATAAAATCAATATTAATTTAACTGAAGAAGAAGTTTCAAGGCTAGAAAAATACCCTTTAACCGTTTCTGTTAAAAAGGTAAATCACGCGCCAGATATTGCTGTTTTTCCTCATGTAGAAAAATTAAAATGGAGTCAAGATAATTTTGGACCTATTTATATTCCTAAAAAAGGTGCAACTGTAAAATTAGATTCAGAATCAATTCCTTTTTATGAACAAATTATTAAAAATTATGAAAATAATGATTTAGTAATTAACGGAAATAATATTTTTATAAATGGGCAAAAAGCAGATTCTTATACTTTTAAACAAGACTATTACTGGTTAATGGGAGATAATAGACACAACTCTTTAGATGCTCGTTATTGGGGATTTGTTCCTTTTGATCACGTTTTAGGAAAACCAGTAATGATTTGGTTTAGTTGGGATGCTAATGCGCCAAGTTTTACTGCTAAAATAAAATCTATAAGATGGGACAGAATGTTTACAACTGTACATGGAGATGGAGAACCTGTTTCTTACAGATATTTTGTTTTGGCTTTAATTGGTCTTTACATAGGTTATAGTTTTTATAAAGGAAAGAAAAAATCTAAAAAATAA